The stretch of DNA AAGAGCATCAAAAACATCTGCTAACGCTGTAATGCGCCCATAAATATGAATATCTTCGCCACTTTTTTTATCAGGATACCCTTTACCATCATAACGTTCATGGTGCTCTTTAGCCACAATAGCTGCCATTTTGAGAAGTTCTCTTTGTGAATGTTTGAGCATTTCATACCCAAGCATTGAGTGCGTATTCATGATCTCACGCTCCTCTTCATCAAATCTTCCAGGTTTATTTAAAACACTATCGGGAATACCGATTTTCCCAATATCATGCATTGGGGAAGCAAGTTTAAGCATTTCAGCCTCTTCTTCATCAAGCCCATAATACAAAGCAAGTATTTTAGTGTACTCAGCAACACGCTTGACATGATTACCCGTCTCTTTAGACCGTGTCTCGCCAATAGAGCCCATCGTAAAAAGAACCTCTTTTTGCGTATCTTCTATCTCGCGATTAAGGGCATTAACCTCTTCTAAGCCTTCTGCTATCTTTGCTTCAACTTCATCCATTGTAAGAGAAACATTGCGAGAAACTTTGATGGCAAGAAAAACGATAAAAAGAATGGTCACCATTCCTACAAAAAGCTGAATTAATCGCATCTGATCAAGGAAACGACTCGAGAGTTCAGCGATCATCTCTTCCAAAGAAACACTGACTTTTTTATTGTCATCCAAGACTTCAGAAGCTTGATCAATGGTTGTGTTTTCAATCAACTTTGTCTCTTCGATTTTTATTGCTTTTTCGGCAATAGTGCGTACAACTTCCTTATAGTGAATTAGATTTTCATGCAGATCGCCACTATCGTTTTGCGTTGCCTCAATGAGTTTATCAATAGGCACAAGCCATTTCTGCATTGTGGCATCATTACCATGTTGATAAAGCATCTCTTTACTGTAATAGCGAAGGTCGCTGAGTGCTTTGATTTGATCAATACGATTATTATGCAAAATATGATCTTGAATTTCAACGCGTCTATTATTTTCTTGTGGATAAAGCGTGTTAAATACACTTACATATTCTAATTTTTCACGTTCAAGTTTAAAAATTTCATCATACATAAGTTCAAGGCGATGCTCATTCGTATAAAGATCATTAAGATAATTTTTGATTGTTTTATCTTCTTGTATATTGGGTAGCAATGTACTAAGAAGATAATGTTTCTTGTGTTGGGATAACATTTCGCGTAAATCTTCAAAATGTTTTTCATACGTAACAAACTCTGTATGTAATTGCTCTAATTTTTTAGCTTCAGTCGTTTTTGTACTTTCAAGAATAATGTCATTCATGCTCTCTTGCATAAGAAGAATCGAAGAGATACTCTCTCTAAAATTGCTATTT from Sulfurospirillum oryzae encodes:
- a CDS encoding HD-GYP domain-containing protein codes for the protein MNIRNKVKLSFVLIIAMLLFLGLISVVITYQIKENSNFRESISSILLMQESMNDIILESTKTTEAKKLEQLHTEFVTYEKHFEDLREMLSQHKKHYLLSTLLPNIQEDKTIKNYLNDLYTNEHRLELMYDEIFKLEREKLEYVSVFNTLYPQENNRRVEIQDHILHNNRIDQIKALSDLRYYSKEMLYQHGNDATMQKWLVPIDKLIEATQNDSGDLHENLIHYKEVVRTIAEKAIKIEETKLIENTTIDQASEVLDDNKKVSVSLEEMIAELSSRFLDQMRLIQLFVGMVTILFIVFLAIKVSRNVSLTMDEVEAKIAEGLEEVNALNREIEDTQKEVLFTMGSIGETRSKETGNHVKRVAEYTKILALYYGLDEEEAEMLKLASPMHDIGKIGIPDSVLNKPGRFDEEEREIMNTHSMLGYEMLKHSQRELLKMAAIVAKEHHERYDGKGYPDKKSGEDIHIYGRITALADVFDALGSERVYKPAWDDEKIFALFQEERGKQFDPKLVDIFFEHLDAFLEVRENLKD